Proteins found in one Pectobacterium atrosepticum genomic segment:
- a CDS encoding AlpA family transcriptional regulator: MDASLIKNKEIRLIRLRDVMSKTGLPRSTIYHRMKDGRFPLNVSIGERTVAWVEQEIIDWINSNLVNRKSAE, from the coding sequence ATGGATGCTTCATTGATTAAAAACAAAGAGATACGGTTAATCCGTCTGAGGGATGTAATGTCTAAAACGGGGCTTCCTCGTTCAACGATTTATCATCGAATGAAGGATGGTCGATTCCCGCTTAATGTATCGATCGGGGAAAGAACGGTGGCATGGGTGGAGCAGGAAATTATCGATTGGATTAATAGCAATCTGGTAAATAGGAAAAGTGCGGAGTAA
- a CDS encoding N-acetyltransferase, which produces MEWRDISLRLATPEDERFLFELRRAAMDEHLQRAGVIADDLAHWQRIKYHYNDAYIVLMGSQRIGLFKRHKGDNAWIIIQIQILPAYQGQGIAAWLLKTFLQQADEANVPVTLSVLKGNRAITLYQRLGFKIVDSSASALKMKRSQRLL; this is translated from the coding sequence ATGGAATGGCGCGATATCTCGCTTCGTCTGGCTACGCCGGAGGACGAGCGGTTCCTGTTTGAGCTTCGCCGTGCGGCGATGGATGAACATCTTCAAAGAGCTGGCGTTATTGCTGATGATTTGGCGCACTGGCAGCGAATAAAATATCATTATAATGACGCCTATATTGTGCTGATGGGGTCTCAACGCATTGGATTATTCAAACGACATAAAGGCGACAATGCGTGGATTATTATACAAATCCAGATTTTACCGGCCTACCAGGGACAGGGCATCGCGGCGTGGTTATTAAAAACATTTTTACAGCAAGCGGATGAAGCCAATGTCCCCGTTACGCTGAGTGTTTTGAAAGGCAACAGGGCAATAACGCTCTACCAACGTTTAGGTTTTAAGATCGTTGATAGCTCTGCTAGTGCATTAAAGATGAAGCGCAGCCAACGTTTACTATAA
- a CDS encoding sugar-binding protein, whose product MLSGKKTILVFSMLFATFSSHADNFPKLNQALPSGIDARAIAPVFDFDTDGCLPSAGVSRSGVQNGGLKPSGNITGGCRWSNFLDSSNTLHRYACVNSAGSRYCGSFYALYFLKDQILNGVNSGHRHDWEHVAIWTKNGVVTHGSYSAHGKLTTKEASSIDKQDGHLKFSYHKDGPLTHAFRFSKTNEQAENPYRKFVTPDLISWYSMLGDGINNQELRNLLNAFDYGSASIPLKDGNFLTNLNNGRPAGYPEFTDASITVSK is encoded by the coding sequence ATGCTTTCAGGAAAGAAAACGATTCTAGTATTCTCAATGTTGTTCGCCACTTTTTCTTCACATGCAGATAATTTCCCTAAATTGAACCAAGCGTTGCCATCCGGAATTGATGCACGAGCCATTGCGCCTGTATTTGATTTTGATACAGATGGTTGCCTTCCTAGCGCTGGAGTAAGTCGTAGCGGCGTACAGAATGGAGGGTTGAAACCATCAGGAAATATAACGGGTGGGTGCCGATGGAGTAACTTTCTCGACTCGTCAAATACATTGCATCGATACGCCTGTGTTAATTCTGCTGGATCTCGTTATTGCGGTAGCTTCTATGCGCTCTACTTTTTAAAAGACCAGATACTGAATGGTGTAAATTCAGGCCACCGCCATGATTGGGAACATGTGGCTATTTGGACTAAAAATGGTGTGGTGACGCACGGTAGCTACAGTGCACATGGTAAGTTAACGACCAAAGAGGCGTCGAGTATCGACAAGCAGGATGGTCATCTGAAATTTTCTTATCACAAAGATGGACCATTAACCCATGCTTTCCGCTTTTCTAAAACGAATGAACAAGCGGAAAATCCGTATAGAAAATTTGTCACGCCAGATCTTATCAGCTGGTACTCAATGCTTGGCGATGGTATTAATAATCAAGAGTTGCGTAACCTATTAAATGCGTTTGATTATGGTTCAGCTTCGATTCCTCTTAAAGACGGGAATTTCCTGACTAACCTGAATAATGGCCGCCCGGCCGGTTACCCAGAATTTACAGATGCCAGTATAACAGTATCGAAATAA
- a CDS encoding alpha/beta hydrolase, with the protein MQTTEIDLRLTEVSQQLTMVLVPGLRDSDDEHWQSHWERRFPHWQRIRQREWYQADLDRWVLAIRRELSVCTQPVILIGHSFGALAACHVVQQGQEGIAGVMLVAPAEPMRFEIDDRIQASPLSVPTLTFASHNDPLMSFTRAQYWAQAWDSELVDVGEAGHINAEAGFGPWEYGLKRLAEFSEILIPNR; encoded by the coding sequence ATGCAGACAACAGAAATCGATCTGCGGCTGACGGAAGTGAGCCAGCAGCTAACGATGGTGCTGGTGCCGGGATTGCGGGACAGCGATGACGAGCACTGGCAAAGCCATTGGGAACGGCGTTTTCCTCACTGGCAGCGTATACGCCAGCGGGAATGGTATCAGGCCGATCTGGATCGCTGGGTGTTGGCGATCCGCCGTGAGCTCAGTGTCTGTACACAGCCTGTGATTCTAATCGGCCACAGTTTCGGTGCGCTGGCCGCCTGCCATGTTGTGCAACAAGGGCAGGAAGGGATCGCGGGTGTTATGCTGGTGGCACCAGCCGAGCCCATGCGCTTTGAGATTGACGATCGTATTCAGGCCTCACCGCTGTCGGTTCCAACACTGACATTTGCCAGCCATAACGATCCGCTGATGAGTTTTACTCGCGCCCAATACTGGGCGCAGGCGTGGGATAGCGAACTGGTTGATGTGGGGGAAGCTGGACATATTAATGCAGAAGCGGGATTTGGTCCCTGGGAATATGGCCTGAAAAGATTAGCTGAGTTTTCGGAAATACTCATTCCTAATCGTTAA
- the dbpA gene encoding ATP-dependent RNA helicase DbpA has protein sequence MSTTSFSSLALPAEQLSNLNELGYTEMTPVQAATLPAVLSGADVRAKAKTGSGKTAAFGIGLLDRIVVSDFTTQALVLCPTRELADQVSKELRRLARFAQNIKILTLCGGQPMGQQLDSLVHAPHIVVGTPGRIQDHLRKQSLALDSLKVLVLDEADRMLDMGFTDAIDDVISYTPSDRQTLLFSATYPQEIEQISARVQRQPQRFEIADDVEESAIEQRFYETTKDQRLPLLIAILSHYQPASCVVFCNTKRDCQSVFEALEMRGISVSALHGDLEQRDRDQVLVRFSNRSCRVLVATDVAARGLDIKELALVVNFELAFDPEVHVHRIGRTGRAGTQGLAVSLCTPQEMNRANLIEDYIGMRIKWTSADEISRSGDVALEPEMMTLCIDGGRKAKIRPGDILGALTGDVGLTAAEVGKIDMFPLHAYVAIRKDSAKRALQQLQKGKIKGKSCKARLLK, from the coding sequence GTGAGTACAACCTCTTTTTCTTCCCTCGCGCTGCCGGCAGAGCAGTTATCCAATCTTAATGAACTGGGCTATACCGAAATGACGCCAGTCCAGGCGGCGACGCTGCCAGCCGTTCTGAGCGGCGCAGACGTGCGGGCCAAGGCGAAAACCGGTAGTGGCAAAACGGCGGCATTTGGGATTGGGTTGCTAGATCGTATTGTCGTCAGCGATTTTACCACGCAGGCGCTGGTGCTATGTCCGACGCGTGAACTGGCCGATCAGGTCAGCAAAGAACTGCGCCGTCTGGCGCGTTTTGCGCAAAACATTAAGATTTTGACACTGTGCGGCGGTCAGCCGATGGGGCAGCAGCTCGATTCACTGGTCCACGCACCGCACATTGTTGTCGGTACGCCGGGGCGTATTCAGGATCATTTACGCAAGCAGTCTCTGGCTTTAGATAGCCTGAAAGTGTTGGTGCTGGATGAAGCGGATCGCATGCTGGACATGGGCTTTACTGACGCCATTGATGATGTGATTTCCTATACGCCGTCCGATCGTCAAACACTGCTGTTTTCCGCTACGTACCCGCAAGAGATCGAACAGATCAGCGCACGGGTTCAGCGTCAGCCGCAACGTTTCGAAATAGCAGATGACGTGGAAGAGTCGGCCATTGAACAACGTTTCTATGAGACAACGAAAGATCAGCGCCTGCCGCTGTTGATTGCCATTCTGAGCCATTATCAGCCAGCATCCTGCGTGGTGTTTTGCAACACGAAACGTGATTGCCAGAGCGTATTTGAGGCACTGGAGATGCGCGGGATTAGCGTATCGGCATTGCATGGCGATTTGGAACAGCGCGACCGCGATCAGGTTCTGGTGCGTTTCTCTAACCGTAGCTGTCGCGTGTTGGTAGCAACGGATGTTGCGGCTCGCGGTCTTGATATCAAAGAGTTGGCGCTGGTGGTGAATTTTGAGCTGGCTTTCGATCCTGAAGTTCACGTTCATCGCATTGGCAGAACAGGCCGCGCGGGGACGCAGGGTCTGGCTGTGAGCCTGTGTACGCCACAGGAAATGAACCGCGCTAACCTGATTGAAGACTATATCGGTATGCGAATTAAATGGACATCGGCGGATGAGATTAGCCGCAGTGGTGATGTTGCGCTCGAACCTGAGATGATGACGCTGTGCATTGATGGTGGCAGAAAGGCCAAAATCCGTCCCGGCGATATTCTTGGCGCGTTAACTGGCGATGTAGGATTAACGGCAGCGGAAGTCGGGAAAATTGATATGTTCCCTCTACATGCTTATGTCGCAATCCGTAAAGACAGTGCTAAACGTGCGCTGCAACAGCTCCAGAAAGGCAAAATCAAAGGAAAAAGCTGTAAGGCCAGATTGTTAAAGTAA
- a CDS encoding molybdate ABC transporter substrate-binding protein yields the protein MTDPLRLYAAGSLRLAFAPLLATFSERYAVEVIPTFGPAGLLSEKMMRGDAVDIFASANCAHPLRLKTRGLAEETAVFTRNHLCIVMRNVPELTSQSWLMALLDPRFVLSTSTPGSDPGGDYAFQLFDRIERLHRGWGNQLRNKAKPLVGGGLDHAIPAGMTAGSCLIRTGQSDMHIGYASYLPLLLNQPDLHVVHLPDPYRIDAEYMLAIMKPARREARLLANYLLSPEGQGFLVSKGFVSLF from the coding sequence ATGACCGATCCCCTTCGCCTGTATGCTGCTGGCAGCCTACGCCTCGCATTTGCTCCTTTGCTGGCGACATTCAGTGAACGTTATGCGGTGGAAGTGATACCGACTTTCGGCCCCGCGGGGCTGCTGAGTGAAAAAATGATGCGCGGTGACGCGGTGGATATTTTCGCATCGGCAAATTGCGCGCACCCTTTGCGCTTGAAAACGCGGGGACTGGCGGAGGAAACCGCCGTGTTTACGCGCAACCATCTTTGCATCGTCATGCGCAATGTACCGGAACTGACCTCGCAGTCTTGGTTGATGGCGCTGCTTGACCCTCGCTTTGTGCTGTCAACCTCAACGCCGGGCAGTGACCCCGGTGGGGATTATGCTTTTCAGCTCTTTGATCGCATTGAACGCCTGCATCGCGGATGGGGAAATCAGCTGCGCAACAAGGCGAAACCGCTGGTGGGTGGGGGACTAGACCATGCGATTCCGGCGGGTATGACGGCAGGGAGTTGCCTGATTCGGACCGGGCAGAGCGATATGCACATTGGCTATGCCAGCTATCTGCCATTGCTGCTCAATCAGCCAGATTTGCATGTGGTTCACTTACCCGATCCTTATCGCATTGATGCCGAGTACATGTTGGCCATCATGAAGCCAGCCCGGCGTGAAGCCCGACTGCTGGCGAACTATCTTTTATCCCCTGAAGGACAAGGTTTTTTGGTGAGTAAAGGATTCGTCTCGCTGTTTTAG
- a CDS encoding ABC transporter ATP-binding protein gives MPRIRLSTEALVYGYPQGQGFFSPLNLCCREGEITAILGANGRGKTTLLNTLLGNLSPLSGTIQRDGHIGFVPQIFTPPFSYSVLDMVLMGRAARVRLFAMPSAHDIRVAQNALTLLGIASLAECEFSALSGGQRQLVLIARALASECQTLILDEPMAALDVQNQAQVLRLLQHLAKTQRLSILLTTHDPAHAVIIAEQALLLMDNQRYLYGRCDDVLTEDNLSRLYGIPVRQVYVEMAPQPYRALIPILTMTEPQ, from the coding sequence ATGCCGAGAATCAGGCTATCGACAGAAGCACTGGTGTATGGCTACCCGCAGGGGCAGGGCTTTTTTTCACCGTTAAATCTGTGCTGTCGGGAAGGCGAAATTACGGCGATTCTGGGTGCGAACGGCAGAGGGAAAACCACACTGCTGAATACGTTATTGGGAAACTTATCGCCGCTTTCCGGGACGATTCAGCGCGATGGGCACATCGGTTTTGTGCCACAAATATTTACCCCACCGTTTTCCTATAGCGTCTTGGATATGGTGCTGATGGGGCGGGCGGCGCGTGTTCGGCTGTTTGCTATGCCCTCTGCCCATGATATCCGCGTGGCTCAGAATGCGCTGACTCTGCTGGGAATCGCCTCGCTTGCCGAGTGTGAATTTAGCGCGTTGTCCGGCGGGCAACGGCAGCTCGTATTAATCGCGCGGGCATTGGCATCGGAGTGTCAGACGCTGATTCTGGATGAGCCGATGGCGGCGCTTGATGTGCAAAATCAGGCGCAGGTGCTGCGGTTATTACAGCATCTGGCTAAAACGCAACGTCTGAGTATCCTGTTGACCACACACGACCCAGCTCACGCCGTGATCATTGCAGAGCAGGCGCTGCTTCTTATGGATAATCAGCGCTATCTTTATGGCCGCTGTGATGACGTGTTGACGGAAGATAACCTATCTCGTCTGTACGGCATTCCGGTGCGTCAGGTTTACGTGGAAATGGCGCCGCAGCCGTATCGTGCGCTGATACCGATATTAACCATGACGGAGCCACAATGA
- a CDS encoding iron ABC transporter permease, translated as MSYRTYRITLLTVVMLTLLIAVCSLGIGRFSLSPWRIVQILVEPLSGDNPLLGDIERQVVWNVRLPRVLLAWCAGAALALSGATLQGVFRNPLVDPHIIGVSAGAAFGGTLAILLSWTPLLLLLSAFTFGMLALLLIFMMAAAFGKQNVLILILAGVILSGFFGALVSLMQYLADTEEKLPSIVFWLLGSFATAHWNSLITMAVPLALAGGLLLRLRWHVNVLSMGEQDARALGVAVQPLRWLILSLCAAIVAAQVAVSGSIGWIGLVIPHVARRLVGADHRRLLPVSLWLGGGFMVLVDDLARNLSEAEIPLGILTALLGAPLFAVLLYKTQRQGRGH; from the coding sequence ATGAGTTATCGCACCTACCGGATCACACTGCTCACGGTGGTGATGTTGACGCTGTTGATTGCCGTGTGCTCACTGGGGATAGGTCGTTTTAGCTTATCCCCGTGGCGCATCGTCCAGATCCTTGTCGAGCCGCTATCTGGCGATAACCCTTTACTTGGGGATATCGAGCGGCAAGTGGTATGGAATGTACGTTTACCGCGCGTGTTATTAGCCTGGTGTGCAGGTGCGGCGCTGGCACTGAGCGGAGCCACGCTGCAGGGTGTTTTCCGTAATCCGCTAGTCGATCCGCATATTATTGGCGTGTCTGCCGGTGCGGCCTTCGGCGGTACGCTGGCGATTCTATTAAGCTGGACGCCGCTGCTTTTGCTGCTGTCGGCGTTTACGTTCGGCATGTTGGCGCTCTTGTTGATTTTCATGATGGCTGCCGCCTTCGGTAAGCAGAACGTACTGATCCTGATTCTTGCTGGCGTCATCCTCAGCGGCTTCTTCGGTGCGCTGGTTAGCCTGATGCAATATCTGGCGGATACCGAAGAAAAGCTGCCGAGCATCGTGTTCTGGCTGCTGGGTAGCTTTGCGACCGCGCACTGGAATTCGCTGATTACGATGGCGGTGCCGTTAGCGCTTGCGGGGGGATTGCTGCTGCGATTGCGTTGGCATGTGAACGTGTTGTCGATGGGCGAGCAAGACGCTCGCGCGCTGGGTGTGGCCGTGCAGCCGTTGCGCTGGCTCATATTAAGTTTATGTGCCGCGATAGTGGCTGCTCAGGTAGCGGTTAGCGGCAGTATTGGCTGGATTGGGCTGGTTATTCCCCACGTTGCACGTAGGCTGGTGGGGGCCGATCACCGCCGATTGCTGCCGGTGTCGCTGTGGCTGGGTGGCGGCTTTATGGTGTTGGTAGACGATCTGGCACGTAACCTCAGTGAAGCCGAGATCCCGTTGGGCATTCTGACGGCGCTGCTCGGCGCACCACTTTTTGCCGTGCTGTTGTATAAAACACAGCGACAGGGTAGAGGACACTAG